A region of Neochlamydia sp. S13 DNA encodes the following proteins:
- a CDS encoding transposase, giving the protein MDEANILPQFKGIAIHDHWFPYFSYKQMRHGLCNAPHWRELTFMHEEKQEEWAKHMKELLIFAKQEVEKHVEQGALAFKGFTAYRAGLYTEDY; this is encoded by the coding sequence ATGGATGAGGCAAATATTTTACCACAATTTAAAGGAATAGCGATCCATGACCATTGGTTTCCTTACTTTTCTTATAAGCAAATGCGGCATGGATTATGCAACGCCCCTCACTGGCGAGAATTGACGTTTATGCATGAAGAAAAGCAGGAAGAGTGGGCCAAACATATGAAGGAGCTCCTGATTTTTGCCAAGCAAGAAGTAGAAAAACATGTAGAGCAAGGGGCTTTAGCCTTCAAAGGTTTTACAGCATATCGAGCAGGCCTATACACAGAGGATTACTGA
- a CDS encoding tetratricopeptide repeat protein: MNQFSAESLRIHPLIFPPFEKEENSSSIKDTNIYREISLKIFKKLDFQDLCQAKLICKEWKQLIESCTLAEDIYRQGLKLAVQRNNHMRKVVGTEKLVQEAFCIEKLGDIYVDKGTFETLIQAAGLYNYVLRLASTNRKEIIEEKLFNIQRLLIELCERKPISLEQMQEQFEDNRAVLKEFRQEIEKKIQALGSDPSSEKVRKLYSEIAKGIKAFFKDLVDQSVDVLGPKPCEYAIIGFGSLAREEMTPYSDLEFGILISDDNTDNRKYFKCLTTLIHLKVINLGETILPALNIPCLQAIGFFDSMTPRGFAFDGAGVERKGCKTPLGNGKTFELIQTPEQMAQYVAKDENGQWWHEKEPHLPMELLNFTHLLGNPGLTWQYSEKLQVKLNINYQEGFNLRQHLAKKHLVTDDMEAFNPGMYDFGKQGMLFKVKNDFYRFPHLALDRLALLKKVEASDTFTRINKLSELGVITEGAAEKLKEWMSIALFMRLKTYSHYQAQQEMMNPLIKPFGFDDPDLIRKQFALDPEALEKIKKIYRIFIPFYQAIQDFLAGHEESLKLSDLEDNSPQTQGDIALRLFQYKEAKEYYKLAKKATPINTMILSTLGIIYTEQGKLDKAEKYGDTALSISIKRLGENHPMVAIGHSNLGMIYKQQGNLEKAAEYSNKALAIDIKLFGENHLTVALCYLNLGQIHKEQGNLGQAAEYINKALAIINLKINLKLFGENHPDVAICYNDLGAIYREQGNLHKAEEYSTKALAIDLELYGENHLTMARAYHNLGMIYREQGNLDKAAEYVNKALAINIKLFGQNHPTVAIIYGSLGQIYQDQGNLDKAAEYVNKALAIDLKLFGENHPTVARDYNNLAQIYQDQSNLHNAIEYSNKALAIDLKLFGENHPTVATYYNNLGMIYKQQGNLDKAEEYSNKAFAIDLKLFGENHPKVAKDYHNLGMVYKDQGNLGKAAEYVKKALAINNKLYGVNHPTVATIYVSLGQIYQDQGNLDKAAEYVNKALAINIKLFGQNYPDVAICYLTLGNIYTAQGNLHKAEEYSTKALAIDLELYGENHLKVASCYHHLGKIYKEQGKLDKAEEYSNKALAIDLKLFGENHPTVAIGHNNLAGIYKQQGNLDKAEEYSNKALAIDLKLFGENHPTVACDYDNLGMIYKEQGNLDKAEDYSTKALTINFKLFGENHPTVATDYNNLGQIYEEQGSLEKAEEYSNKALAIDLKLFEENHPTVARDYNNLGGISKEQGNLNKAAEYITKALAINNKLFGENHPTVACNYNNLGQIYEEQGSFEKAEEHSNKALTINIKLFGENHPTVAIGHSNLGMIYREQGNLDKAEEYSNKALAINNKLFGENHPTMACNYNNLGQVYQEQGSLEKAEEYSNKALTIYIKLFGENHPTVAIGHNNLGMIYKQQGNLEKAAEYSNKALAIDLKLFGENHLRVARDYNNLGMIYKQQGNLEKAAEYSNKALAIDIKLFGENHPMVARDYNNLGIIYKEQGNLKQALEYIKEAFRISIRAYGSST; encoded by the coding sequence ATGAATCAGTTTTCAGCAGAGTCTCTTCGTATTCACCCTCTAATATTCCCCCCCTTTGAGAAAGAAGAAAATTCTTCTTCTATAAAAGATACTAATATCTATAGAGAAATTAGTTTAAAGATATTCAAGAAATTAGATTTCCAAGATTTGTGCCAAGCCAAACTCATATGTAAAGAATGGAAGCAGTTAATTGAAAGCTGCACTTTAGCAGAAGACATCTATAGGCAAGGTTTAAAACTTGCTGTTCAAAGAAATAACCATATGCGAAAAGTTGTTGGTACAGAAAAATTAGTCCAAGAAGCATTTTGCATAGAAAAACTAGGTGATATTTATGTGGATAAAGGGACATTTGAAACGCTTATACAAGCTGCAGGGCTTTACAATTATGTTTTACGCCTCGCATCGACAAACAGAAAGGAAATAATTGAAGAAAAGCTTTTTAATATTCAAAGGCTGCTTATTGAACTATGCGAAAGAAAGCCTATAAGCCTTGAACAAATGCAGGAACAATTTGAGGATAATCGTGCAGTATTAAAAGAATTTAGACAGGAAATAGAAAAGAAAATTCAAGCTCTTGGCTCAGATCCTTCATCAGAGAAAGTCAGAAAGCTTTACAGCGAGATTGCCAAAGGAATAAAAGCTTTCTTTAAGGATCTTGTAGATCAATCCGTTGATGTCTTAGGCCCTAAACCTTGTGAGTATGCCATAATAGGCTTTGGCTCTTTAGCTAGAGAAGAGATGACTCCTTACTCCGATTTAGAATTTGGCATTCTTATATCAGATGACAATACAGATAATAGAAAGTATTTTAAGTGTCTGACCACTCTAATTCACTTAAAAGTGATCAACCTAGGAGAAACTATCCTTCCTGCTTTGAATATTCCTTGCTTACAAGCTATAGGTTTTTTTGATAGCATGACCCCACGGGGCTTTGCCTTTGATGGAGCAGGAGTAGAAAGAAAAGGCTGTAAAACTCCTCTCGGCAATGGTAAGACATTTGAGCTTATCCAAACTCCTGAACAAATGGCTCAATATGTTGCTAAAGATGAAAATGGTCAATGGTGGCATGAGAAAGAGCCTCATCTTCCTATGGAGCTTTTAAACTTTACTCATTTACTAGGTAATCCGGGATTAACTTGGCAGTATAGTGAAAAACTTCAAGTAAAGCTGAATATTAATTATCAAGAAGGATTTAACCTTCGCCAGCATTTAGCTAAGAAGCACCTTGTGACAGATGATATGGAAGCTTTTAATCCAGGAATGTATGATTTTGGCAAACAGGGTATGCTTTTTAAAGTAAAAAATGATTTTTATCGTTTCCCTCATTTGGCTTTAGACCGGTTAGCACTTCTTAAAAAAGTAGAAGCTTCCGATACCTTTACTAGGATTAATAAGCTAAGTGAGCTAGGGGTCATAACGGAAGGCGCTGCTGAAAAGTTAAAGGAGTGGATGAGTATAGCGCTATTTATGCGTCTTAAGACCTATTCACATTATCAAGCGCAACAAGAGATGATGAATCCGCTGATTAAGCCCTTTGGCTTCGATGATCCTGACCTTATTAGAAAGCAGTTTGCTTTAGATCCTGAAGCGTTGGAAAAGATAAAAAAAATTTACCGTATTTTTATTCCTTTCTATCAAGCTATTCAAGATTTTTTAGCAGGCCACGAAGAAAGCCTCAAATTATCAGATTTAGAGGACAACTCACCTCAGACACAAGGTGATATAGCCCTAAGACTTTTTCAATATAAAGAGGCAAAAGAATATTACAAGTTAGCAAAAAAAGCAACTCCAATAAATACTATGATTTTAAGCACTCTTGGAATCATTTATACGGAACAAGGAAAGTTAGACAAGGCGGAAAAGTATGGCGACACAGCTCTTTCTATTAGTATTAAGCGTTTGGGGGAAAATCATCCTATGGTGGCAATCGGTCACAGCAACCTGGGAATGATCTACAAACAGCAAGGTAATTTGGAAAAGGCAGCTGAGTATAGCAACAAAGCTCTCGCCATCGACATTAAGCTTTTTGGTGAAAATCATCTCACCGTGGCACTTTGTTACCTTAACCTAGGACAAATCCACAAAGAACAAGGCAATTTAGGGCAAGCGGCTGAATATATCAATAAAGCGCTAGCCATTATTAACCTTAAGATTAACCTTAAGCTTTTTGGTGAAAATCATCCCGATGTAGCAATTTGTTACAATGACCTAGGAGCAATCTACCGAGAGCAAGGTAATTTACACAAGGCGGAAGAGTATAGCACTAAAGCGCTTGCCATTGACCTCGAGCTTTATGGTGAAAACCATCTTACGATGGCAAGGGCTTACCACAACCTGGGAATGATCTACCGAGAGCAAGGCAATTTAGACAAGGCGGCAGAGTATGTCAATAAAGCTCTCGCCATTAATATTAAGCTTTTCGGGCAAAATCATCCTACTGTAGCAATTATCTACGGCAGCTTAGGACAAATCTACCAAGATCAAGGCAATTTAGACAAGGCGGCAGAGTATGTCAACAAAGCTCTCGCCATTGATCTTAAGCTTTTTGGGGAAAATCATCCCACGGTGGCAAGAGATTATAATAACTTGGCGCAAATCTACCAAGACCAAAGCAATTTACATAATGCGATTGAGTATAGCAACAAAGCTCTCGCCATTGATCTTAAGCTTTTTGGTGAAAATCATCCTACGGTGGCAACTTATTACAATAACCTGGGAATGATCTACAAACAGCAAGGGAATTTAGACAAGGCGGAAGAGTATAGCAACAAAGCTTTCGCCATTGACCTTAAGCTTTTTGGTGAAAATCATCCCAAGGTGGCAAAAGATTACCACAACTTGGGAATGGTCTACAAAGACCAAGGCAATTTAGGCAAGGCGGCTGAATATGTCAAAAAAGCCCTCGCTATTAACAATAAGCTTTATGGTGTAAATCATCCTACTGTAGCAACTATTTACGTCAGCTTAGGACAAATCTACCAAGATCAAGGCAATTTAGACAAGGCGGCTGAGTATGTCAATAAAGCTCTCGCCATTAACATTAAGCTTTTTGGGCAAAATTATCCTGATGTGGCAATTTGTTACCTTACCCTAGGAAACATCTACACCGCCCAAGGCAATTTACACAAGGCGGAAGAGTATAGCACTAAAGCGCTTGCCATTGACCTCGAGCTTTATGGTGAAAATCATCTCAAGGTAGCAAGCTGTTACCACCACCTAGGAAAAATCTATAAAGAGCAAGGTAAACTAGACAAAGCGGAAGAGTATAGCAACAAAGCTCTCGCCATTGATCTTAAGCTTTTTGGGGAAAATCATCCTACGGTGGCAATCGGTCACAACAACCTGGCAGGAATCTACAAACAGCAAGGCAATTTAGACAAGGCGGAAGAGTATAGCAACAAAGCTCTCGCCATTGACCTTAAGCTTTTTGGTGAAAATCATCCTACTGTGGCATGCGATTACGACAACTTGGGAATGATCTACAAAGAGCAAGGCAATTTAGACAAGGCGGAAGATTATAGCACTAAAGCGCTTACCATTAACTTTAAGCTTTTTGGGGAGAATCATCCTACGGTGGCAACAGATTACAACAACTTGGGACAAATTTACGAAGAGCAAGGGAGTTTGGAAAAGGCGGAAGAGTATAGCAACAAAGCTCTCGCCATTGATCTTAAGCTTTTTGAGGAAAATCACCCTACTGTGGCAAGAGATTATAACAACCTTGGCGGCATCTCTAAAGAACAAGGCAATTTAAATAAGGCAGCTGAATATATCACCAAAGCTCTCGCCATTAACAATAAGCTTTTTGGGGAGAATCATCCTACGGTGGCATGCAATTACAATAACTTGGGACAAATTTACGAAGAGCAAGGGAGTTTTGAAAAGGCGGAAGAGCATAGCAACAAAGCTCTCACCATTAATATTAAGCTTTTTGGGGAAAATCATCCTACGGTGGCAATTGGTCACAGCAACTTGGGAATGATCTACCGAGAGCAAGGCAATTTAGACAAGGCGGAAGAGTATAGCAACAAAGCTCTCGCCATTAACAATAAGCTTTTTGGGGAGAATCATCCTACGATGGCATGCAATTACAATAACTTGGGACAAGTTTATCAAGAGCAAGGGAGTTTGGAAAAGGCGGAAGAGTATAGCAACAAAGCTCTCACCATTTATATTAAGCTTTTTGGGGAAAATCATCCTACGGTGGCAATCGGTCACAACAACCTGGGAATGATCTACAAACAGCAAGGTAATTTGGAAAAGGCAGCTGAGTATAGCAACAAAGCTCTCGCCATTGATCTTAAGCTTTTTGGTGAAAATCATCTTAGGGTGGCAAGAGATTACAATAACCTGGGAATGATCTACAAACAGCAAGGTAATTTGGAAAAGGCAGCTGAGTATAGCAACAAAGCTCTCGCCATCGACATTAAGCTTTTTGGTGAAAATCATCCTATGGTGGCAAGAGATTACAATAACCTGGGAATAATCTACAAAGAGCAAGGAAATTTAAAACAGGCGCTCGAATATATTAAAGAAGCTTTCAGAATTAGCATTAGAGCGTATGGTAGTTCGACATGA
- a CDS encoding transposase translates to MEEKKCPYCGKNSRAAFPEHVKGPVQYGKRVQALAAYFTAQHFIPVDRVCEIFKNVYDVGISPGTCVASDEKLFKELEAFENTPKAHLLATQVLHFNETGIRCEKKLAWLHVASSPRATLYTLHAKRATSYG, encoded by the coding sequence GTGGAGGAGAAAAAATGCCCTTATTGTGGAAAAAATAGCAGAGCAGCATTTCCTGAACATGTTAAAGGACCTGTACAATATGGCAAGAGAGTTCAAGCCTTGGCAGCTTATTTTACCGCTCAACATTTTATACCTGTAGATCGCGTCTGCGAAATTTTTAAGAATGTGTATGATGTGGGTATTTCACCTGGCACCTGTGTAGCTAGCGATGAAAAGCTTTTTAAGGAACTTGAAGCCTTTGAAAACACTCCAAAAGCACACTTGCTAGCTACCCAAGTTTTGCACTTTAATGAGACAGGCATCCGCTGTGAGAAAAAACTAGCTTGGTTGCATGTAGCTTCTTCACCAAGGGCTACTCTTTACACCCTACATGCTAAACGGGCAACAAGCTATGGATGA
- a CDS encoding transposase: MIMDNATFHKSQATHELIKKAGCEILFLPPYSLDLNLIETFWANFKKIVAANLSKSSTLAKPLITLF; the protein is encoded by the coding sequence CTGATTATGGATAATGCTACCTTCCATAAATCGCAAGCCACTCATGAGCTTATCAAAAAGGCAGGGTGTGAGATTTTATTTTTACCGCCTTATTCTCTAGATTTAAACCTTATTGAAACCTTTTGGGCTAATTTTAAGAAGATCGTGGCAGCAAACTTAAGCAAATCTTCTACTCTTGCCAAACCATTGATTACTCTTTTTTAA
- a CDS encoding IS630 transposase-related protein, with protein sequence MLRNVSYIENGGSMATASEVFGVTARTLTNWIKRKKRKRSRDIKGFLDNRRYGLLDTSCMDSVC encoded by the coding sequence TTGCTGAGGAATGTAAGTTATATAGAGAATGGCGGCTCAATGGCCACAGCTAGTGAGGTGTTTGGCGTAACAGCTCGCACGTTAACAAACTGGATTAAGCGGAAAAAACGTAAGCGGTCACGGGATATAAAAGGTTTTTTAGATAACAGAAGGTATGGGTTGCTTGATACGAGCTGCATGGATAGCGTCTGCTAG
- a CDS encoding transposase: protein MHQIDLVTSKCPCCHLETRPELKENEQFLLGPRLEGFINLLMGQYRQGHRAVRTMISALLPNVVLSQGLISKVKARTAALLFSSYETLVKAVITTQQPLHLDATSWRHAATNEHLLVLRVGNVIAYALRPYQNGATLKALVGQQIHCLVSDRGLAIHQIKVKIKQYCLVHLLRNIQGQAEQPNISLEDTQRLGNLYDALQELFKDKHRLEKGQISQSTWQQYGYLNWRYIQEELQELQCWSSTKKLRKFCHKLLKQIKHFRAYLTDPTIPMTNNAAEESLRNLVIVRKLCPGSQSTYGKRWREVLHSCIETLYRQGKSILDFLADAIHAARIKQPIPSVI from the coding sequence GTGCATCAAATCGATCTAGTGACGAGCAAATGCCCTTGCTGCCATCTAGAAACACGGCCTGAACTTAAAGAAAATGAGCAATTCTTGCTCGGTCCTAGGCTGGAAGGCTTTATTAATTTGCTGATGGGGCAATATCGTCAAGGGCATCGTGCCGTGCGCACCATGATTAGTGCCCTGTTGCCTAATGTGGTTTTAAGCCAAGGTCTTATTTCTAAAGTTAAAGCTCGCACCGCTGCCTTACTTTTTTCGTCTTATGAAACACTCGTTAAAGCAGTTATTACCACACAGCAGCCCTTGCATCTAGATGCAACGAGCTGGCGTCATGCCGCTACTAACGAACATTTGCTAGTACTACGTGTAGGAAATGTGATTGCTTATGCATTAAGACCCTATCAAAATGGCGCTACTCTAAAGGCGCTAGTCGGCCAGCAGATTCATTGCTTAGTAAGTGATCGAGGTTTAGCTATCCATCAAATTAAGGTAAAGATCAAACAGTATTGTTTAGTTCATCTACTCCGTAATATACAGGGGCAAGCAGAACAGCCCAACATATCTTTAGAGGATACACAACGTTTAGGAAACCTATATGATGCCCTGCAAGAGCTTTTTAAAGATAAGCATCGCCTAGAAAAAGGACAAATCAGCCAGTCTACTTGGCAGCAGTATGGATATCTTAACTGGCGTTATATACAAGAAGAATTGCAAGAATTGCAATGCTGGAGTAGCACCAAGAAATTACGGAAGTTTTGTCACAAGCTTTTAAAGCAGATCAAACATTTCCGTGCTTACTTAACAGATCCTACTATTCCTATGACCAATAATGCTGCCGAAGAATCTTTAAGAAATCTAGTCATTGTACGTAAGTTATGTCCAGGCAGCCAGTCTACCTACGGCAAAAGGTGGAGGGAAGTACTACATAGCTGTATCGAAACTCTTTATCGACAAGGAAAGTCTATTCTAGATTTTCTAGCAGACGCTATCCATGCAGCTCGTATCAAGCAACCCATACCTTCTGTTATCTAA
- a CDS encoding DUF6444 domain-containing protein — translation MQPSYEQLFKENAELRAETIQLRAESVQLKALVNRLEKIITKLEARIAHLEAQLNQNSKNSSKPPSTDQKANRSITPKAGNRPYHPGASRQLLPASAVTSHDVRSVKVYPHCHSAMRATDKVLSW, via the coding sequence ATGCAACCTTCATACGAGCAACTATTTAAAGAGAATGCAGAACTAAGGGCTGAGACTATACAGCTAAGAGCTGAAAGTGTACAATTAAAAGCCTTAGTGAATAGACTAGAAAAAATAATCACCAAGCTTGAAGCGCGCATTGCCCATCTGGAGGCACAGCTTAATCAAAATTCCAAGAATAGCTCCAAGCCACCGTCCACCGATCAAAAAGCTAATCGTTCAATTACACCAAAAGCAGGAAATCGACCTTATCATCCTGGTGCTAGCCGTCAACTGCTACCTGCTAGTGCAGTTACCTCGCATGATGTTCGTAGTGTAAAAGTTTACCCACATTGCCACTCTGCCATGCGTGCAACTGATAAGGTTCTTTCATGGTAG
- a CDS encoding IS481 family transposase, giving the protein MSNLATYQKVIKNKLGVLKLAETLGNVSQACKMMGYSRDSFYRFKELYETGGEAALQDMTRKKPCIKNRVDESIEKAVVDFALQKPAYGQLRVCNELKKQGVFISPGGVRSVWLRYNLETFQKRLKALEAKMAQEEMILTEDQLKALEKAKEEKEAHGEIETEHPGYLLSQDTYYVGTIKGVGRIYQQTVIDTYSKVAFVKLYDRKNALVAADMLNDQVIPWFEEQAIRVLRILTDRGTEYCGAREHHEYELYLAIEDIDHSRTKARHPQTNGICERFHQTIQNEFYAIAFRKKVFKNVEELQEDVDKWMNEYNNERTHTGKYCFGKTPLQTFLDAKHLAQEKMLDKLQLTEIVPAR; this is encoded by the coding sequence ATGTCAAATTTAGCAACTTATCAAAAAGTTATAAAAAATAAACTTGGTGTTTTAAAGCTAGCTGAAACATTAGGAAATGTATCCCAAGCGTGTAAGATGATGGGATATTCTAGAGATAGCTTTTATAGATTCAAAGAACTTTATGAAACAGGTGGAGAAGCTGCTCTTCAGGATATGACACGTAAAAAACCCTGTATAAAAAACAGGGTGGACGAGTCTATCGAAAAAGCTGTTGTTGATTTTGCTCTTCAAAAGCCTGCTTATGGACAGCTAAGAGTATGTAACGAGCTTAAGAAACAAGGAGTTTTCATTTCGCCAGGAGGTGTGCGTTCTGTTTGGCTTCGATACAATCTTGAGACTTTTCAAAAACGTCTCAAAGCATTGGAAGCTAAGATGGCTCAGGAAGAGATGATATTAACAGAGGACCAACTAAAAGCCCTTGAAAAAGCCAAGGAAGAAAAAGAAGCACATGGCGAAATTGAAACTGAACATCCAGGCTATTTATTATCTCAAGATACCTATTATGTAGGCACTATTAAAGGTGTGGGACGCATTTATCAACAGACAGTGATCGATACCTATTCTAAGGTAGCTTTTGTCAAACTATACGATAGAAAAAATGCGTTGGTAGCAGCGGATATGCTGAATGACCAAGTCATTCCCTGGTTTGAAGAGCAAGCTATTCGTGTCTTAAGAATATTGACCGATCGTGGTACAGAGTACTGCGGAGCAAGAGAGCATCATGAGTATGAACTTTATCTGGCCATTGAAGACATTGACCATTCTCGCACTAAAGCTCGGCACCCTCAAACCAATGGAATCTGCGAAAGGTTTCATCAGACCATCCAGAACGAATTTTATGCCATAGCTTTTAGGAAGAAAGTGTTTAAAAATGTTGAAGAATTACAAGAGGATGTGGATAAATGGATGAATGAGTATAATAACGAGAGAACACATACAGGAAAGTATTGTTTTGGCAAGACGCCTTTACAAACATTCTTAGATGCTAAACATCTTGCACAAGAAAAGATGTTAGATAAGTTACAACTGACAGAAATAGTACCTGCCAGGTAA
- a CDS encoding IS630 transposase-related protein, with translation MHTLREIAEAFGVIIAAVFYACKRLKITLKKRYPSTRKEMRISEKNLDQS, from the coding sequence ATGCATACCTTAAGAGAAATAGCTGAGGCATTCGGAGTGATAATAGCTGCAGTTTTTTATGCCTGTAAAAGACTAAAAATCACTTTAAAAAAAAGATACCCTTCTACAAGGAAAGAGATGAGAATAAGCGAGAAGAATTTAGACCAAAGCTAG
- a CDS encoding transposase: protein MEQAYTQRITDGLTYHLSLPPLPKGRRGKQKQREGKNLLDRLKEKRECVLRFMYDFAVPFTNNQGEQDIRMVKLS from the coding sequence ATCGAGCAGGCCTATACACAGAGGATTACTGATGGGCTTACCTATCATTTAAGCTTACCTCCTTTGCCTAAAGGTAGAAGAGGTAAGCAAAAGCAACGGGAGGGTAAAAACCTCCTAGACCGCCTAAAAGAAAAGCGAGAATGTGTGCTGCGCTTCATGTATGACTTTGCCGTGCCCTTTACCAACAACCAAGGCGAACAAGATATACGTATGGTTAAGTTGTCCTAG
- a CDS encoding IS481 family transposase, whose amino-acid sequence MSNLATHQKVIKNKLGVLKLAETLGNVSQACKMMGYSRDSFYRFKELYETGGEAALQDMTRKKPCIKNRVDESIEKAVVDFALQKPAYGQLRVCNELKKQGIFISPGGVRSVWLRYNLETFQKRLKALEAKMAQEEMILTEDQLKAFEKAKEEKEAHGEIETEHPGYLLAQDTYYVGTIKGVGRIYQQTVIDTYSKVAFVKLYDRKNALVAADMLNDQVIPWFEEQDIRVLRILTDRGTEYCGAREHHGYELYLAIEDIDHSRTKARHPQTNGICERFHQTIQNEFYAIAFRKKVFKNVEELQEDVDKWMNEYNNERTHTGKYCFGKTPLQTFLDAKHLAQEKMLDKLQLTEIVPAR is encoded by the coding sequence ATGTCAAATTTAGCAACTCATCAAAAAGTTATAAAAAATAAACTTGGTGTTTTAAAGCTAGCTGAAACATTAGGAAATGTATCCCAAGCGTGTAAGATGATGGGATATTCTAGAGATAGCTTTTATAGATTCAAAGAACTTTATGAAACAGGTGGAGAAGCAGCTCTCCAGGATATGACACGTAAAAAACCTTGTATTAAAAATAGAGTGGACGAGTCTATCGAAAAAGCTGTTGTTGATTTTGCTCTTCAAAAGCCTGCTTACGGCCAGTTAAGAGTATGTAACGAGCTTAAGAAACAAGGGATTTTCATTTCGCCAGGAGGTGTGCGCTCTGTTTGGCTTAGATACAATCTTGAGACCTTTCAAAAACGTCTCAAAGCATTGGAAGCTAAAATGGCTCAGGAAGAAATGATATTAACAGAGGACCAACTAAAAGCTTTTGAAAAAGCCAAGGAAGAAAAAGAAGCGCATGGCGAAATTGAAACTGAACATCCAGGCTATTTATTAGCTCAAGATACCTATTATGTAGGTACTATTAAAGGTGTGGGACGCATTTATCAACAGACAGTGATCGATACTTATTCTAAGGTAGCTTTTGTCAAACTATACGATAGGAAAAATGCGTTGGTAGCAGCGGATATGCTGAATGATCAAGTCATTCCCTGGTTTGAAGAGCAAGATATTCGTGTCTTAAGAATATTGACCGATCGTGGTACAGAGTACTGCGGAGCAAGAGAGCATCATGGGTATGAACTTTATCTGGCCATTGAAGACATTGACCATTCTCGCACTAAAGCCAGGCATCCTCAAACCAATGGAATCTGCGAAAGGTTTCATCAGACCATCCAGAACGAATTTTATGCCATAGCTTTTAGGAAGAAAGTGTTTAAAAATGTTGAAGAATTACAAGAGGATGTGGATAAATGGATGAACGAGTATAATAACGAGAGAACACATACAGGAAAGTATTGTTTTGGCAAGACGCCTTTACAAACATTCTTAGATGCCAAACATCTTGCGCAAGAAAAGATGTTAGATAAGTTACAACTGACAGAAATAGTACCTGCCAGGTAA